GCTTCTATCCTCGTGATAGATGATATCAATCCCGGCGCCCCTATCAAAGACGACCTGATTACGCCGGAACGTTTTCTCAACTTTGTGGACACCTTTTCTACCAACGATATCAACAGAACTGTGTTGAAACAGACCAATGTAATCTGGGTACTGGGCGACGACGACGACGCCCGCAAACTATCCGATCGCTGGCAGGGCATGCTGATGAGCATTGGCGTACCTACGGAGAAAATGCTCTCTCTCAACCTGCAGCTGAACTGAGTCTACGGAAGGATATGATTGGCAAAGGCAAAGCTGATCAAATGTGTGAGACTTTTTACTTCAAACCGTTTATACATAGGGATAATGCGCTTTTCGATGGCCGATTGGGATACTCCGAAGCGGGCAGCGATTTCCTTAAATGATAAGCCTTCAGCCACCAGCGACAATGCTTCCTTCTCTTTTTCAGAGATGGCATAATACCGGAACAGGCGCTTGTTCAGCTCTTCTTCAAATTCTGATTTCTCAGGGCCATAGGCAGCGTAGCGCATTACGTTGCCTAACTTGATACTTTCATTTTTCTGGGAATGTCCTATAATACGGGTTACTTTCCCGTTTTGGGCTTCAAACACCCCTACTTTGGAGATCAGGGGCACATGCGTCCCATTTTTATGAATCTTCTTTAACTCTATCGTGAAACTATACTCTTCCAGGGCGGTTGTTTTATTATGCAGAAACATGAGGGCTTTGTCGTTCAGCTCATTTGAAAAAGGAGCATATTCCGGAGCCGTAATAGTGACGATGGTCATCATGGAAATTTCGTCGTCGCGGTAACCAAGCAGCTCTTCCCATCCGTCCGCATAAATCATACGGTTCTCCTTAAACGAATAAATATAGATCGCCTCATCCGGAAACCTTCGGATGGTTTGCTTAAAACGCCGTGCTTCCGGGCTGTTAAGATCAGCCGGTGTGTCTGTAATAAATGCTTTCGAGTAGTCCCCGTACTTAATGTTACCTAAATCCATGTTCGTATAAAAATAATAACAAATATTATCACCTGCGAAATTACACAGTTGACCCGCTTACTATTGGTTTTTACTTTTGTGCTGTAACACAATCCGTTATGGATTGCAGGAACAATAAACGGCAAGGCCTTTTATCCGGCGATCCCCAATCCGACAAGTCCGATACCAGCATATATTGCCGGGAACGAGCATATCGGAACGGTTATATAACCAGAAGTTGATTTCGATTTTATTGAAAACCTGGAGGGAGAAGTTTGTTATATAAGCGCCCTTTCCTCAATAATTAGATGCAATGTTCCCCAGGATGCAGCGCAGTTCATAGATTTACAGGGCGGCCACCCTGCTATGACTGCGCTACTCCATTTCGCTTACATTGGAATTCTCCTCTGTTACAATACAAGGCAAATATATATCTTATTGCTTATGCGGCATATAATCTATCCGCTTTTTCGTTAACGGTTCCATGCAGCGGTCATCACCAGGTCGGTGACAGGGGTATCACCTGCCAGCGGAAATGCGATCCGTTGCAGGCTGATTCCGCTGAAGCCCGCATCGCTCAGTGCTGTTTCCAGACCGGCAGCCTGGTGATAATAAATAAACAACTCATCCCCGGCCGAATTGGTTCGTATTCCTGAGTGGTTGCGCTCATCTTCCTCCATTGTACTCAGGTAAATGATGCCTCCGGGCAGTAAAAGCCCGGCGGCATCCCGGATCAGTTGAGCCGATTCTTCGGGCGACAGGTACGGCAGGCAGAAGCCACACATAATAGCATCGAAACGTTGTGTGATATGGCCGATGTTCCTGGCGTCCATCAGCAGAAAGGTGGCAGCCGGATTGTTTTCCCGGGCAAGTTCCAGCATCCTGGGCGCAAGGTCGATGCCTGTTATTTGCAGATCCGGCCGTTGCTGCAGCAGGTAGCGGGTAATATTGCCCGGGCCGCAGCCGATTTCCAGCACGGAGGCTCCGGTGCTGACGATGCTATCGCAAAAATGCTGATAGGTACTGTTGTAAATATCCAGGTCCATAAACTTTTCCTGGTATTCACCGGCACGCCTGTTAAACACCGCTGCTGCCATCTGAGATTTGTCCATATCCGTACTACGCAACAGGGAATTACCGCCAGCGTTCATCAAAAATATTTTAATTTCATACAAATGTGTACATCTGGTCACCATTTCACTTTATGCAGCTGCACGCCTGTACTTAACGCGCTTCCATTCATACATTTTCATTTTTTTAAAAATGTAAATCATCGTATCTTATCTAGTATACACTATTTGCTATGAAAACGATCACTCTTCCCTCACTCTACTGCCCCTGGCACCCCAGGATTAACCCACATGCGAATACAGTAAGTAACCATACTGATAACTGGGTAAAACAATTCGGACTTTTTAATGAGGAATCATTTAAACACTATCAGACGGCTAATTTCGCTTACCTGACAGCCAGGTTCTATCCAACGGCCACGCCTGAACGATTAGACCTGGCCAATGATTTGATTACGTTGTTGTTTTGTATGGACGACGCGATGGATAACCAGGTTATTAAATCTGATATTGCAGGTACCCGTCAGCACTTCGAGCAATTTATCCATGCCTGCCTGTCTATCCTTGAACAACGCAACGTTCGTATTCAATCCGGGGATACCGCTGTTTTCGCTGCGTTGAAAGATGTATGGAGCCGGCTTCTGCCTATCAGCAGTGAGTTGTGGCAAACCTGCTTTATCCGCGATATCCGGCTGATGTTCGATACCGCCTTGTGGCAGTTTGATAATGTATCCAGTAGCAAATTCCCTTCGGTTGCTTCCTTTTATGCGAAGCGCCAGTACCTGGGCGCCGCGCACATCGCCACTACGCTGATACCGGTCATAGAAGGACTGGAAGTACCGGAGAAAATCCTGCAGCATCCCACCATACACGATCTGACCGTGATAGCGAGGAATGCGATTGTTTTTGCCAACGATTTATATTCCCTTTCTAAAGAGCTGGATCATGGCGACAACCATAACATGGTACTCGTACTCCGTGAGGAAAGGGATTTGTCGCTGGATGCTGCCATTTCCCAAACCGCGATGCTGCACAATAACGAAGTGTTCCGATTCGAAAAGCACTCGAAAGAGCTTCCCTCCTTCGGCACTTACGACCCTGATATACGGCGATATGTACAGGTGCTGAGCGCGATGGTACGTGGAAACATTGACTGGAGCGAGAAGGAAACGAAGCGGTATGAGACAATTACGAATTAGGAATTCTTTTCCCTTTCTCGTAAATACTTTTCCCGAATGCGAAAACAACCCAGTCTTTCAGCGATTAGCTTTGCGCGAAATTTTTCGCTAACATATGAAGCAATTGCTGTTTTGTCTCCTTTGGCTGTTACCCGTATACGTATCGGGAAGTATTCGTTATACGGAAACGGATTATGGCACCATCAAGGGTAAAGTAACCACCAGCGATAACCAGCCCGCAGTGGCTGTAACAGTAGTATTGAAGGGCAGTTCGCGGTATACGCTGACCGGCGACGATGGCAGCTTTATACTGCACCGGGTAACACCGGGCTCCCAGCAGCTGGAAGTGACGCTGGTAGGCTATCAGCCGCTTGCACAAACTGTGATCGTAGAAAAAGGGAAAACTGTTAATGTTTCTCTTCAGCTACAAGTGTCAAATACACAATTACAGGAAATAGTAGTAACTACTAATAAGCGTAAGTTCTCCGACAAAAATACCGAACAGGTATCGCGCCTGCCATTGAAGGATCTGGAAAATCCACAGGTATACCAAACCGTGGGCAAAGCGCTGATGCAGGAACAACTGGTAACTGAACGAACTGATATTTACCGCAACATTCCCGGAGCAGTGCCGAACTTTGCAGTGGGTGGTTCCCAGGGTATGACCATCCGGGGATTTGCCAATACTACCGGGATGCGGAACGGTATGATAACAAGCGCTATTGTGCCCCTGAACCCCGCTATACTGGAACGGGTGGAAGTCATCAAAGGGCCATCTGGTACTTTGTTTGGCAGCAACAGGAATATCACTTTCGGAGGTGTATATAATTATGTTACCAAGAAACCATTTGAAACTTTCGCCGGTAATGTAAGCATCACGGCAGGTAGTTATGGATTAACAAGATTTGCCGCCGATGTGAACGTACCGCTCAATGAGGCACGTACATTGTTATTCAGACTGAATGCAGCCGGGCAAACAGAAGGCTCTTTTCAGGACCAGGGCTTTTCAAAAAACTACACTATAGCGCCCACCATCTCTTACCAGGTGAATGAGCGGATGAAGTTTTTGGTAGATATAGACATCACAAGGGGCGCCTTCACTACCGCCACCTACGCGGTGAGCGATTTCAAAAATGTAAAAGCCCGCAGCTTCAGGGATCTCAATACCGGATACCGGAAATCCTATATCAACAATGGCGTGGATATCAGTAATGGTATCAATAACATACAAGCCAGGATGGAATACAAACTGTCGGACCATTGGACTTCACAAACCAATTACCTTTATTCAGAAGGCTTCTACAAACATTTCTACTGGACTAACCTCACTCTCCTCACCGACTCTACCATGGCCCGGAGCGTGAGAAACCAGAAGCCGGAAACATTCGGAAATATTCAGCTGCAGCAGAACTTCGTTGGTGATTTCAGGATCGGATCGCTCAGGAACCGGCTTGTTGTAGGACTGGACTATAGCTACAACTACAATCAGCTGAACAGAGTTACTGTGAACTATGATACCATCAACATTAATCAGCCATTGAAAGATTTCAACGCCACAAAGATCGATGCATTGTCGTACCAGAAAGGATTTTCCGCCAGTAACACCAGTTCGAACAGTTACAGTGTTTATGCGTCGGATGTGTTGAATATAACACCGGCATTGATGGTGATGCTCAGCTTACGGGCAGATCGTTTCTCTACCGGTGGTACCTATACGGTGACAACCGGTAAATCGTCGGGCGATTATTCCCAGACTTCGTTCTCGCCTAAATTCGGCGTGGTATACCAGATCCTCAAAGACAGGTTGTCTGTATTTGCCAATTACATGAATGGCTTCGTCAACCTTGCCCCCCTGGTGCAGCCCGACAATACTATCCTGAACCTGAAACCTCAGCAGGGCAATCAATGGGAAGGTGGCATAAAAGCCGACCTGATCGATAACAAATTGAGCGGCTCTCTCAGCTACTATAATATCGACGTTACCAATGCCACCCGTACCGAAATTGTAGATGGTAAAACCTTTATGTTCCAGGACGGTACCCAGCGCAGTAAAGGCTTTGAGGCAGAGCTCATTACCAATCCTGTTGCCGGCCTGAACATCGTTGCGGGCTATGCCTATAACGAGAACAGCTATACGAAAGCTTCCCCTGCCCTTCAGGGGAAACTGATTACTGCCAGTCCCAGAGACGTTGCCAACATTTGGATAAGCTATGCCCTTCCCCGCGGTAAAGCCAGGGGACTCGGTTTCGGCGCAGGAGGCAACTATGTCGGCGACTCCTGGTTTGAAGCCAGCAATACTTTCCGTTTGCCCGGATACACCTTACTCAACGCTACCATCTTCTATGATCAGCCCAAATACCGGTTTGCCTTAAAAGGAAACAATCTCTTAAACGAGCAATACTGGGATACAAATGGAATTGCGCAGAAGCCGGCGAATGTGGTGGCGAGTGCGGTTTTAAAATTTTAAAAGAATTACGAAATGCATAAGAGACATAAGCGAATTATTTATATACTCGCTTATGTCTCTTATGCATTTCGTAATTCGTAATTCTACTTCACGCTCCATTCCTCCATTCCCGCCGAGTTTTCCTCTGATAGCTGCACTTCTAATTTCAGCGCTGTTGTTTTCACGGGCTCGAACTGAACGGTGTTATATTGATCCTTCAACGTGGTATAAGCGGTGGTATTTTTTACCGGTATCCATTCGTTGTCTTTTTTGTAGTAGAGCTTCCAGAAGGCAGGCACCCGGCAGCCTCCGAAGGGACCATCATCGTACCAGTAAACGGCGGATGACGAGATGGTATAGGGTTGATCAAAATCGTATTGTACCCATTCCTGTGTGCCTTTTCTGGGCCACCAGTGGAAGTATAACACACTGTTGTCCTGGGAATTTTTGGGTTCGTATTGATCATTCAGTGCCATCAGCATTTTGGGGTTGGCGTTGGAAGCACTTACCTTACTTTTAGATGCGATGGTGGGCACCGGTTTAGGGCGGGCAGCGGTGGCTTCATATGGGATCCATACGGTCATCTCTGAAGCGCCGCGGTTGGCCCAGGCATAATACGGTATAGCCGTTACCGTTTGATCGGTTTGCAACAGCTCGTTGCTGTTGGGCTGCCTGTTGAGCGCATGCCCGTTCATTTCAAGTACAGTAACGCCTTTCAGCAAACCAGGCTGATATACTGCTTTAACTGCGGTGTTCTTGTCTACCACTATATTCTGAACAATTCCATCTTTATTATCGGGGCCTTCCAGACAATACATGACAGGACCGCGTTCCAGGGCAAAACGGCCGGTATCGGCCTTAACTTCCGGATTGGCGATTACTTTCTGTACTTCCATGGGCAGGCGTAGCGTTAGTTTATCTCCGGCTTTCCAGGTACGTTGTAATACGGCATAGCCTTTTTCCATTTGATATTTTGCTGGTTGCCCGTTGAGGAGCAGTATTACCTTTTCGGAATTGCCCGGAGTATCACTATAGAGGTTACCGGGCACCGGGTTATGCTGCGCCCAGCCCGGGATGCGAATATGTACAGCAAATGCCGCAGTACGTACAGGCCTCACCGTTATATTCACATTTCCGTCCCAGGGATAGTTCGTTTCCTGGGTCAGCTTTACTTTGGTGGAGGTTAGCTGCATAGTGGCGGTATTTCCGGCGAACAGGTTCACATAAAGATGATCTGCATTGCGGGCATAGATGTAGCCGGGCATGGATGGCAGAAAGCGCGTCATGTTGGAGATACAGCACGCACAGCCAAACCAGGCACTACGCTGATGTTGCCCCATGGAGGCCAGCGGGTTGGGATAAAAGAAGCGGTCGCCGCTCAGGGATACTCCGCTGAGCAGGCCGTTGTAGAGCGTGCGTTCCAATACGTCCACGTATTTTGCATCGCCATGCAACAGGAACATACGGCTGTTCCAGTATACATTGGCGATGGCAGCGCAGGTTTCTGCGTAAGCCGACATATTAGGCAATTCATATGCCTGCCCGAAGGCTTCGCCATTGCCTGTGGCGCCGATCCCGCCGGTGATATACATCTTCCTTTCCACCACATCATGCCAGATATCATCGATAGCGTGCAGATAATCCTGGTTGCCGGTAAGTGCTGCCACATCCGCCATACCGGTGTACATATAGGCGGCCCGTACAGCATGTCCTACCGCCTCATGCTGCTCCGTCACTTTTTTATAAGATTGGTTATACTCGCCACTGTTGGGCTTCCCCGGACCACGTACATCGAGGAAAAATTTTGCCAGATCGAGGTAGGCCTGTTTACCAGTTACCCGGTACATCTTTGTAAGACCGGTTTCCACTATCTGATGGCCGGGAAAGCGTTCTTCCTTTCCATATCCGAACACACTTACCAGCAGATCGGCATTTTTAATGGCAATATCCAGCAACGTTCTTTTACCGGTTGCCTGATAATGCGCTACAGCAGCTTCAAACAGATGACCGGAGTTATACAGCTCATGGCTCAGATCCTCCTCTTTTTCCCAACGCCGTGTCCCCATCCAGGGATGCGGATGCGTAGTTTTCATGGTGCGGAAAGTATAGAGGTAGCCGTCCTTTTCCTGTGCCGCGCCGATGATCGTGATGAGGGTATCAAGATACCGCTCCAGCTCAGGATTAGGTTGTACCTGTAATCCGTATGATGCACCTTCGATTACTTTATACAGGTCGGTGTCATCGAAAGTATATTCCGTCATTTTATCGTCGGATAGCTTACCGGCGGCCCTGAGGAAGTTATCGATGCGGCCGGTTTTCCGGCATTGCTCCAATGTATACGGAATGGTTACCGTAGCATTCACTTTTATCTTTGGCGCCCAGAAACTATCCGACACGTGTACCTCTGTAAACGCCACCGGCTGTATTGGATAATCTTTCTTTAATTGCGCAGTCGCACCGGTAGCCCATCCCAGGGATACCAGTACGCCAGCAGCTATCTTCTTATGTAATCTGCTCATATTAATTGTCAATTAAACAATTAAAAATAAAGATACTATTTTAGAATAACCAGATAAATATTTGCCCGGTCAGTTTTTAATTTCAATGGTAAAATCAACTCCGGAAAATTAAAATGACTGGTTTAAAAGGCGGTACCCCTGATCATTCTTACAGTGCCGTATACAGGGCCGGCGCTGTTATTGGGTTTGGCCTGCAGCTTAATGGTAACTGACTGTTTGCCACGTGTTACGGCTTCCGGCAGGGTGTATATGATCTCGTAAAATTTGCTGGCTTTGTATTTATTGAGATCTTCTGTGGCAATTTTAACCCCATCTGCGAGAATATCGAAGGTACGGTAGCGGTTATCCATTCCCCAGTA
The genomic region above belongs to Chitinophaga sp. 180180018-3 and contains:
- a CDS encoding class I SAM-dependent methyltransferase, with the protein product MNAGGNSLLRSTDMDKSQMAAAVFNRRAGEYQEKFMDLDIYNSTYQHFCDSIVSTGASVLEIGCGPGNITRYLLQQRPDLQITGIDLAPRMLELARENNPAATFLLMDARNIGHITQRFDAIMCGFCLPYLSPEESAQLIRDAAGLLLPGGIIYLSTMEEDERNHSGIRTNSAGDELFIYYHQAAGLETALSDAGFSGISLQRIAFPLAGDTPVTDLVMTAAWNR
- a CDS encoding beta-L-arabinofuranosidase domain-containing protein, with amino-acid sequence MSRLHKKIAAGVLVSLGWATGATAQLKKDYPIQPVAFTEVHVSDSFWAPKIKVNATVTIPYTLEQCRKTGRIDNFLRAAGKLSDDKMTEYTFDDTDLYKVIEGASYGLQVQPNPELERYLDTLITIIGAAQEKDGYLYTFRTMKTTHPHPWMGTRRWEKEEDLSHELYNSGHLFEAAVAHYQATGKRTLLDIAIKNADLLVSVFGYGKEERFPGHQIVETGLTKMYRVTGKQAYLDLAKFFLDVRGPGKPNSGEYNQSYKKVTEQHEAVGHAVRAAYMYTGMADVAALTGNQDYLHAIDDIWHDVVERKMYITGGIGATGNGEAFGQAYELPNMSAYAETCAAIANVYWNSRMFLLHGDAKYVDVLERTLYNGLLSGVSLSGDRFFYPNPLASMGQHQRSAWFGCACCISNMTRFLPSMPGYIYARNADHLYVNLFAGNTATMQLTSTKVKLTQETNYPWDGNVNITVRPVRTAAFAVHIRIPGWAQHNPVPGNLYSDTPGNSEKVILLLNGQPAKYQMEKGYAVLQRTWKAGDKLTLRLPMEVQKVIANPEVKADTGRFALERGPVMYCLEGPDNKDGIVQNIVVDKNTAVKAVYQPGLLKGVTVLEMNGHALNRQPNSNELLQTDQTVTAIPYYAWANRGASEMTVWIPYEATAARPKPVPTIASKSKVSASNANPKMLMALNDQYEPKNSQDNSVLYFHWWPRKGTQEWVQYDFDQPYTISSSAVYWYDDGPFGGCRVPAFWKLYYKKDNEWIPVKNTTAYTTLKDQYNTVQFEPVKTTALKLEVQLSEENSAGMEEWSVK
- a CDS encoding TonB-dependent receptor; translation: MKQLLFCLLWLLPVYVSGSIRYTETDYGTIKGKVTTSDNQPAVAVTVVLKGSSRYTLTGDDGSFILHRVTPGSQQLEVTLVGYQPLAQTVIVEKGKTVNVSLQLQVSNTQLQEIVVTTNKRKFSDKNTEQVSRLPLKDLENPQVYQTVGKALMQEQLVTERTDIYRNIPGAVPNFAVGGSQGMTIRGFANTTGMRNGMITSAIVPLNPAILERVEVIKGPSGTLFGSNRNITFGGVYNYVTKKPFETFAGNVSITAGSYGLTRFAADVNVPLNEARTLLFRLNAAGQTEGSFQDQGFSKNYTIAPTISYQVNERMKFLVDIDITRGAFTTATYAVSDFKNVKARSFRDLNTGYRKSYINNGVDISNGINNIQARMEYKLSDHWTSQTNYLYSEGFYKHFYWTNLTLLTDSTMARSVRNQKPETFGNIQLQQNFVGDFRIGSLRNRLVVGLDYSYNYNQLNRVTVNYDTININQPLKDFNATKIDALSYQKGFSASNTSSNSYSVYASDVLNITPALMVMLSLRADRFSTGGTYTVTTGKSSGDYSQTSFSPKFGVVYQILKDRLSVFANYMNGFVNLAPLVQPDNTILNLKPQQGNQWEGGIKADLIDNKLSGSLSYYNIDVTNATRTEIVDGKTFMFQDGTQRSKGFEAELITNPVAGLNIVAGYAYNENSYTKASPALQGKLITASPRDVANIWISYALPRGKARGLGFGAGGNYVGDSWFEASNTFRLPGYTLLNATIFYDQPKYRFALKGNNLLNEQYWDTNGIAQKPANVVASAVLKF
- a CDS encoding LuxR C-terminal-related transcriptional regulator — translated: MDLGNIKYGDYSKAFITDTPADLNSPEARRFKQTIRRFPDEAIYIYSFKENRMIYADGWEELLGYRDDEISMMTIVTITAPEYAPFSNELNDKALMFLHNKTTALEEYSFTIELKKIHKNGTHVPLISKVGVFEAQNGKVTRIIGHSQKNESIKLGNVMRYAAYGPEKSEFEEELNKRLFRYYAISEKEKEALSLVAEGLSFKEIAARFGVSQSAIEKRIIPMYKRFEVKSLTHLISFAFANHILP